From Psychroflexus torquis ATCC 700755, the proteins below share one genomic window:
- a CDS encoding AAA family ATPase, translating into MNKTKHILIKGQVIKEKYTVNFFLKKGNYAETYRVKAPDGKTKLLKLFHYSKLNRTQFEVNGAVLEIEILKQSKHPNLVKYCDNGELLLEKQKYAFVILDYISGETLADKMKREQTLNPYDAKDIISGVLNGLNYLHNLLNPVIHNDITNLNIMNDLSGKVVIPKIIDFGYARYLSQSNQDFLKEGLNPFYQSNESFNKVFSVQSDVFSVGALYYHLLFGLPPWFVEISKYKSDKIKLEDAVLEERKKPLRFENTIDEQTQNIITKALQPNVENRFKSVKEFIRAINGELEIKQVSNSNELTKPKLKNIKNGQGFKAIAGMQQLKDTIQLDVIDALNDKEKYAEYGLTIPNGMLLYGPPGCGKTFFAERMAEEVGFNFYQIKPSDIQSKFINESQEKIKNLFNKARENAPSIVFVDELDAVVPNRDNSNVNHMNTSAVNEFLAQMNNCGDDGVFVIGATNRPNSIDPAILRAGRLDKVIYLPPPDFDARELMFKLYLENRPREIGLDYSSLAKFTENYVSSDIKFLCDEASRTALKTKSRISKEILLETIKQNRPSISLKELNSYKAIKAKMEGLTENTNQRPRIGFKNK; encoded by the coding sequence ATGAATAAAACGAAACACATACTAATCAAGGGACAAGTCATTAAAGAAAAGTATACCGTAAACTTCTTCTTAAAAAAAGGGAATTATGCCGAAACTTATCGTGTAAAAGCCCCAGATGGAAAAACCAAGTTATTAAAACTTTTTCATTATTCTAAATTAAACAGAACACAGTTTGAGGTGAATGGTGCTGTTTTAGAAATTGAAATTTTAAAGCAAAGTAAACATCCAAACTTGGTAAAGTATTGTGATAATGGCGAATTGCTTTTAGAAAAACAAAAATATGCTTTTGTAATTCTCGATTATATTAGTGGAGAAACTTTAGCTGATAAAATGAAGCGAGAACAAACATTAAATCCATATGACGCAAAAGATATAATTTCAGGTGTATTAAATGGATTAAACTATTTACATAATCTTTTAAATCCCGTCATTCATAATGATATTACCAACCTAAATATTATGAATGACTTATCAGGCAAAGTTGTAATCCCTAAAATTATTGACTTTGGTTATGCACGTTATTTAAGTCAATCAAACCAAGACTTTCTAAAAGAAGGATTAAATCCATTTTATCAATCCAATGAAAGTTTTAATAAAGTGTTTTCTGTGCAAAGTGATGTATTTTCAGTTGGAGCTTTATACTATCATTTGTTATTTGGTTTACCACCTTGGTTTGTAGAAATATCAAAATATAAATCTGATAAAATAAAGTTGGAAGATGCTGTTTTGGAAGAACGTAAGAAACCATTAAGGTTTGAAAACACCATAGATGAACAAACACAAAACATCATAACCAAAGCTTTACAACCAAATGTAGAAAATCGTTTTAAAAGTGTAAAGGAGTTTATTCGAGCTATTAACGGAGAATTAGAAATTAAACAAGTTTCTAATTCAAATGAATTAACCAAGCCCAAACTAAAAAACATAAAAAATGGTCAAGGTTTTAAGGCTATTGCAGGAATGCAACAACTAAAAGATACTATCCAATTAGATGTCATTGATGCTTTAAACGATAAAGAAAAATATGCAGAATATGGCTTAACAATTCCAAACGGAATGCTGCTATATGGCCCGCCAGGTTGTGGAAAAACCTTTTTCGCAGAACGTATGGCTGAAGAGGTCGGATTTAACTTCTATCAAATAAAACCTTCTGATATTCAAAGTAAATTTATCAATGAATCACAGGAAAAAATTAAAAATCTTTTTAATAAGGCGCGTGAAAATGCACCGAGTATCGTCTTTGTTGATGAATTAGATGCTGTTGTTCCAAATAGGGATAACTCAAACGTAAATCATATGAACACGAGCGCAGTCAACGAATTTTTAGCACAAATGAATAATTGCGGAGATGATGGTGTTTTTGTAATTGGAGCAACAAATAGACCTAATTCAATTGACCCTGCAATATTAAGAGCAGGTCGTCTAGACAAAGTAATTTATTTACCACCACCAGACTTCGACGCTCGTGAATTGATGTTTAAATTATATTTAGAAAACCGACCAAGAGAAATTGGTTTAGACTACTCTTCATTAGCAAAATTTACAGAAAACTATGTTTCAAGTGATATAAAGTTTCTTTGTGATGAAGCATCGAGAACTGCATTAAAAACAAAATCTAGAATTTCAAAAGAAATTCTACTTGAAACTATAAAACAAAACCGTCCTTCAATTTCCTTAAAAGAATTGAATAGTTACAAAGCAATTAAGGCTAAAATGGAAGGTTTAACAGAAAACACTAACCAACGACCAAGAATTGGTTTTAAAAATAAATAG
- a CDS encoding ATP-binding protein, whose product MKDQNNDNYVNDSSNKDNEIETSIKDFEASLNFLTRQYLIDKNFEILANDHDEIGFSSNIRFLHLHKFVYEKDIKITDKLLSVYSALYSTGTTLIIKLVSNGNQCDLYIGVKKQYDAAKSLKILKGAFEGNFPGTTFTKDSLPNKEIEKLNSAVFQNADEISCSLGVAALKNKEEDNFVQGIENLIIAMQGKEFSALFIAEPIKPKEIDTAKRFYENIYSQLYPLKEQTKNLSWNESIALTDGITETIGSTYTNSVSQTETESLAKGKNTSHTENSNPWIVKRVMNVVVGTQSKLNIPNPISYSLNQINNKSVSVANKVRREIRFKEVNDGQLLNTKATSKTKGTSLTKTSSSANTKSNSSSKSNSESTSNSEAKSKGSSRSIQSVSQNKTIVNILDKLDLQFDRLKRGESLGLWNTGAYFMSKEQQNSIVAANIYGGLIKGNDTGVEKSVVHTFTTHEDKENHSNLLEALKSYNLPTIKTKVSRSETSIKLATITNTAELCIQASMPHKSFVGLDVVETAPFGNNIKHRGDNLVSIGKLYNYEKEFDQEFSLDIEKFTGHIFVTGSTGSGKSNVTYNLVNNLIRKNIKFLVIEPAKGEYKDVFGNREDVNVYGTNLNHTKVLKINPFSFPESIHIHEHIDRFIEILNASWPMYAAMPAILKDAVEKVYESKGWDLVASENLTGKLLYPTFNDLAKILPKLIENSGYSQEMISNYSGALVTRVNSMTNGIFKLIFTDEEITSEIIFDNNAIVDLSRVASAETKSLIMGVLFMKLQEYRMTTALEANSKLKHVTIIEEAHNLLKKTSSEQGQESANLQGKSVEMISNAIAEMRTYGQGFILADQAPSLLDPSAIRNTNTKICLRLPSQDDRELVGKSMNLNDDQIKELAKLETGVAAVYQNDWQEAVLCKFNLFEKKESKFIFYNNKKVKVKIVKFLAYQLVESYNGNALDTIKLTKTSKFKDSSYISNRLLKSDIDEEFIQDALCKLLEVDTALDLMLTLSNEKQHSFYKALLLYKEILCNKWGFNPKDKNFINIVGFTIIYKVKKDNKYLPILNAYLSDIKNRNLNCV is encoded by the coding sequence ATGAAAGATCAAAACAACGATAACTATGTCAACGATTCATCCAATAAGGATAACGAGATAGAGACATCCATAAAAGACTTTGAAGCTTCTCTTAATTTTTTAACGAGACAATATCTCATCGATAAAAATTTTGAGATATTAGCCAATGATCATGATGAGATTGGATTTTCCTCTAATATAAGATTTCTTCATCTTCATAAGTTTGTTTACGAAAAAGATATAAAAATCACGGATAAATTACTCTCTGTTTATAGCGCTCTTTATTCAACAGGCACAACTCTTATTATAAAGCTAGTATCTAATGGTAATCAATGTGATCTTTATATAGGTGTAAAAAAGCAATATGACGCCGCTAAAAGTTTAAAGATTCTTAAAGGAGCTTTTGAAGGAAACTTTCCAGGAACAACTTTTACTAAAGATTCTTTGCCTAACAAAGAAATTGAAAAATTAAATAGTGCTGTTTTTCAAAATGCAGATGAAATTTCTTGTTCTTTAGGCGTTGCGGCATTGAAAAATAAAGAAGAAGATAATTTTGTTCAAGGTATTGAAAACTTAATAATTGCGATGCAAGGGAAAGAATTCTCTGCGTTATTTATTGCAGAACCCATAAAACCAAAAGAAATTGATACAGCTAAACGCTTTTATGAAAATATATACTCGCAGTTATATCCTTTAAAAGAACAAACAAAAAATTTAAGTTGGAATGAATCTATAGCCTTGACTGATGGAATTACAGAAACAATAGGATCAACTTATACAAATTCAGTATCTCAAACAGAAACAGAATCTTTAGCTAAAGGAAAAAATACATCTCATACAGAAAATTCGAATCCTTGGATTGTGAAAAGAGTAATGAATGTTGTTGTTGGAACACAAAGCAAACTTAATATACCTAATCCAATTAGTTACTCTCTTAACCAAATTAATAATAAATCGGTTAGTGTCGCGAATAAAGTAAGAAGGGAAATTCGTTTTAAAGAGGTAAATGATGGGCAGTTGTTAAATACAAAAGCAACTTCGAAAACTAAAGGTACTTCTTTAACTAAAACAAGCTCAAGTGCTAACACTAAGTCAAATTCCTCTAGCAAAAGTAATAGTGAGAGTACTTCTAATTCCGAAGCGAAATCAAAAGGATCTAGTAGAAGTATCCAGTCTGTAAGTCAAAACAAAACCATTGTCAATATACTCGATAAGTTAGATTTACAATTTGACCGTTTAAAAAGAGGAGAAAGTTTGGGTCTTTGGAATACGGGTGCCTATTTTATGTCCAAGGAACAACAAAATAGTATTGTTGCTGCAAATATATACGGTGGTTTAATTAAGGGGAATGATACAGGAGTTGAGAAGTCTGTCGTTCACACATTTACTACTCATGAAGATAAAGAGAACCACTCAAATTTGTTAGAAGCATTAAAATCCTATAACTTACCTACTATAAAAACAAAAGTCTCAAGATCGGAGACTAGTATCAAGCTTGCTACAATAACAAATACAGCAGAGTTATGCATTCAGGCATCAATGCCCCATAAATCATTTGTTGGTTTAGATGTTGTGGAAACTGCTCCTTTTGGCAACAATATTAAGCATCGAGGGGATAATCTAGTTTCCATCGGTAAGTTATATAATTACGAAAAAGAATTTGATCAAGAATTTTCTTTAGACATAGAAAAATTCACTGGGCATATTTTTGTGACTGGAAGTACAGGATCTGGAAAGTCAAATGTTACTTATAATCTTGTAAACAACCTTATAAGAAAAAATATAAAGTTCTTAGTAATAGAACCAGCTAAAGGTGAGTATAAAGACGTTTTTGGTAATCGAGAGGATGTAAACGTCTATGGGACTAATCTTAATCATACTAAAGTCTTAAAAATTAATCCATTTTCTTTTCCTGAAAGTATTCATATACATGAACATATAGATCGGTTCATTGAGATATTAAATGCTTCTTGGCCAATGTATGCAGCAATGCCAGCAATCTTGAAAGATGCTGTTGAAAAGGTCTATGAAAGTAAAGGGTGGGATTTAGTTGCTTCAGAAAATTTAACTGGAAAATTATTATATCCAACTTTTAATGATTTAGCTAAAATATTACCTAAACTAATTGAAAATAGTGGTTATTCACAAGAGATGATTTCTAATTATTCTGGCGCTTTAGTAACTAGGGTAAATAGTATGACCAATGGTATATTCAAATTAATTTTTACAGATGAGGAGATAACTTCTGAAATAATTTTTGACAACAATGCAATTGTGGATTTATCAAGAGTAGCATCAGCAGAAACAAAATCTTTAATTATGGGTGTTTTGTTTATGAAACTGCAAGAGTACAGAATGACTACCGCGTTAGAAGCAAATAGTAAATTAAAACATGTAACCATAATTGAAGAAGCACATAATCTATTAAAAAAAACTAGTTCAGAGCAAGGTCAAGAGAGTGCTAATTTACAAGGTAAATCTGTAGAGATGATTTCTAATGCTATTGCTGAGATGAGAACTTATGGGCAAGGCTTTATTTTAGCAGACCAAGCACCTAGTCTATTAGATCCATCTGCAATTAGAAATACAAATACAAAGATTTGTTTGCGATTACCTTCACAAGATGATAGAGAACTAGTCGGCAAATCAATGAATTTAAATGATGATCAAATTAAGGAATTGGCTAAATTGGAAACAGGAGTAGCTGCAGTTTATCAAAATGACTGGCAAGAGGCCGTTTTGTGTAAGTTTAATTTATTTGAAAAAAAAGAATCAAAATTTATTTTTTACAATAACAAAAAAGTAAAAGTAAAGATTGTAAAATTCTTAGCATATCAGCTTGTTGAAAGCTACAATGGAAATGCATTAGACACTATTAAATTAACCAAAACCTCAAAGTTTAAAGATTCTAGTTATATATCTAATAGATTACTTAAATCTGATATTGATGAAGAATTCATTCAGGACGCATTGTGTAAATTATTAGAAGTAGACACAGCTTTAGATTTAATGTTAACCTTGAGCAATGAAAAACAACATAGCTTTTACAAGGCGCTTCTCCTTTATAAAGAAATACTTTGCAACAAATGGGGATTTAACCCTAAAGATAAAAACTTTATAAATATTGTTGGCTTCACTATTATTTATAAAGTTAAAAAAGACAACAAGTATTTACCTATTCTAAATGCTTATTTATCAGATATTAAAAATAGAAACTTAAACTGTGTATAA
- a CDS encoding dynamin family protein, with amino-acid sequence MIKDFKSILTEIKQKDKDDVIKQYFVEKNLFTYLDKIDKSEAQIVIAATMSAGKSTLINALLGESLMPSKNEACTATICKIKDIDGKENFSALVKNENGNIIDEHNDLNADTLSKINDSGNDKFLTVEIEGDIKNISSENISVVLIDTPGPNNSQNDQHKEVTYNYIKDSNHKPLIIYLLDVTKLKTTDDKSVLEEIAEFIKDKGVSTEDRFLFVLNRIDDLDHEKESIETIIISTKKYLAETIGISNPKIFPISAEFARLCQSNQTGKLTRNEKLALRKYEDIFLPDADEEYAGIDIIKFAPILEKDKESLLKNLDSKDRLTQCLHRSGISALQLHIQKYIENVHETELGHDLLSNLIPHFDKLKNQVQGLTEKEKKAIKEDIKKIKKSEKVLNSKLEILTSKLSEISSKNNTIDKLKNRVEKDFGQIYTNLRDEEATKSQAYRARHIANKVIQNLEISLKSSVRLELDYDLKKKWIGIINIIKIDFDDFINDLDLSDKATSILSNDFHIILNSSNIYRVKTRRIVKTGEVEISTSTWWKPKSWFSFKKEEVWEIRDEYDLNKIYNELKIPELKLKVEGMLDNVNKNYNDNVNLYIKEGKKIVNTIESDFSQRTTPKLLDLQNNITEINQKTDNIKYDLQNYLEQINKCK; translated from the coding sequence TTGATAAAAGATTTTAAGTCGATTCTTACTGAAATAAAACAGAAGGATAAGGACGACGTAATAAAACAATATTTTGTTGAGAAAAACTTGTTCACCTATCTCGATAAGATAGATAAGTCTGAAGCACAAATAGTCATTGCTGCCACTATGAGTGCAGGAAAATCTACTTTGATTAATGCTTTATTGGGAGAAAGTTTAATGCCCAGTAAAAATGAAGCTTGTACAGCTACTATATGTAAGATTAAAGATATTGATGGAAAGGAGAATTTTAGTGCGTTAGTTAAAAATGAAAATGGAAATATAATTGATGAACACAATGACTTAAACGCTGATACCTTAAGTAAGATAAACGATAGTGGTAATGATAAGTTTCTGACCGTCGAAATAGAAGGAGATATTAAAAATATTTCATCTGAAAATATAAGCGTTGTTTTGATTGATACTCCTGGCCCCAATAATTCTCAAAATGACCAGCACAAAGAAGTAACATATAATTATATAAAGGATAGTAATCATAAGCCCTTAATAATATATTTATTGGATGTTACTAAACTTAAAACGACAGATGACAAAAGTGTTTTGGAAGAAATAGCAGAGTTCATAAAGGATAAAGGTGTATCAACAGAGGATCGGTTTCTATTTGTGCTTAACAGAATTGACGATTTAGACCATGAAAAGGAATCTATAGAAACGATCATTATTTCAACTAAGAAATATCTAGCAGAGACTATAGGGATAAGTAATCCAAAAATATTTCCAATTTCAGCAGAGTTTGCCCGTTTATGTCAATCAAATCAAACGGGAAAACTTACTAGAAATGAAAAGTTAGCCTTGAGAAAATATGAAGATATATTTTTGCCTGATGCTGATGAAGAATATGCTGGAATAGATATCATTAAATTTGCCCCTATTTTAGAAAAAGATAAAGAGTCACTTTTAAAAAACTTAGATAGTAAGGACAGGTTAACGCAATGCTTACACAGATCTGGAATTTCGGCTTTGCAATTACATATTCAAAAGTATATCGAAAATGTTCATGAGACCGAGCTTGGACATGACTTACTTTCAAACTTAATACCTCATTTTGATAAATTGAAAAATCAAGTGCAAGGATTAACTGAAAAAGAAAAGAAAGCAATAAAGGAGGATATTAAAAAAATAAAAAAATCTGAAAAAGTTTTGAATTCTAAATTAGAAATTTTAACATCTAAATTAAGTGAAATTTCTTCTAAAAATAACACTATAGATAAACTCAAAAATCGTGTTGAAAAAGATTTCGGTCAAATTTATACGAATCTTAGAGATGAAGAAGCAACTAAATCACAAGCTTATAGAGCAAGGCATATAGCAAATAAGGTTATTCAGAATCTGGAAATAAGTTTGAAATCAAGTGTAAGGCTTGAGTTAGATTATGATTTAAAAAAAAAATGGATAGGGATAATTAATATTATCAAAATAGATTTTGACGATTTCATAAATGATTTGGATCTATCAGATAAGGCAACCAGTATTCTCTCTAATGATTTTCATATCATATTAAATAGCAGTAATATATATCGAGTTAAGACAAGAAGAATAGTTAAAACAGGTGAAGTGGAAATAAGTACATCAACATGGTGGAAACCTAAGTCTTGGTTTAGTTTTAAAAAAGAAGAGGTCTGGGAAATCCGTGATGAATACGATCTTAATAAGATATACAATGAATTAAAGATTCCTGAGCTTAAGCTTAAGGTCGAAGGAATGCTTGATAACGTAAATAAAAATTATAATGACAACGTAAATCTTTACATAAAAGAAGGTAAAAAAATAGTTAACACTATAGAAAGCGATTTTAGTCAAAGAACGACTCCAAAACTGTTAGACTTGCAAAATAATATTACTGAGATTAATCAAAAAACTGACAATATTAAATACGATTTGCAGAATTATCTAGAACAAATTAATAAGTGTAAATAA
- a CDS encoding Hsp70 family protein: MARIKIDYGIDLGTTNSAISRIEKGKATIIQTNKRRDTMASCVAYNKKGVIVGDDAHRFYRDEKFKALSKEVRVNSFIEFKRTMGTDETYHSSHLGKYLSSEELSSEILKTLKSFVTDDNFSSIVITIPAAFKINQIDATRRAGKLAGFEHIEVLQEPVAASMAYGLDSGKKDGFWLVFDFGGGTFDSALIKVEEGIMKVADTEGDNHLGGKNLDFAIVDKVIIPHIQENYNIDNILSNENKKSVYRETLKPFAESLKNELSFKDSHSVYEEDGCGFDDDGEEIEIDITLKQSELKKVLSPIFQKAIDVSQSLLERNNLKGNLLDSLILVGGPTLSPIMRGMLEKQICKPDTSSNPMTVVAIGAALYASTVDVSEEVREQTRDTAKIQLEIAHESSTVEMEEYVPIKILADKTDGEIPKKVFAEITRGDKAWSSGKVEINTTGDVVEIHLLEGKTNVFDVVLYDDKGNNLECEPNSFNIIQGSKIGNATLPYNVGIEIKQKVTGKIFFQTIKGTEKNQSLPAIGTRNGLKTQKQIRPGMETDFIKIPIYQGEHNSDGTRAIYNEHVYDIIISGNDLPALLPANSDVDLTINLDKSQKMSIQAFFPYLDHTSEIEIPTNNVQSVETNWLQNEIRKAKGSIIELKQDGNHSDDSKLNKVEKEIEQLEKSFENNKNDVDGKQGVLTNLRKSLKTIDELSAKTEWPKLEEEIKEQFYRLEKANTDLGNEKTTQIVTQFRSQLEEVIKAKDVKIGNILLEEINSFFFELTLIYQLMAMVRNFNENFGDYNWSDSNRARQLVNSGINKISENPDAEDLRQLLVSLYDMLPNNERPSGDDSVLVG, from the coding sequence ATGGCTAGAATAAAAATAGATTATGGTATTGATTTAGGAACAACAAATTCCGCAATATCAAGAATAGAAAAAGGTAAGGCAACAATAATACAAACAAACAAGAGAAGAGATACAATGGCATCTTGTGTTGCTTATAATAAAAAAGGTGTAATTGTAGGTGATGATGCACATCGCTTTTATAGAGATGAAAAATTTAAGGCTCTGTCAAAAGAAGTTAGAGTGAATTCATTTATTGAATTTAAACGGACAATGGGTACAGATGAAACTTACCATAGTAGTCACCTTGGAAAATATTTAAGTTCGGAAGAACTTTCATCCGAAATTCTTAAAACTCTAAAATCATTTGTAACTGATGATAATTTTTCTTCCATTGTAATAACAATTCCTGCCGCTTTCAAAATAAATCAGATTGATGCAACAAGACGTGCAGGAAAATTAGCAGGTTTTGAACATATTGAAGTGCTACAAGAACCAGTTGCTGCATCAATGGCTTATGGTTTGGATTCAGGAAAAAAAGATGGTTTTTGGTTAGTTTTTGATTTTGGTGGAGGAACTTTTGATTCAGCACTAATTAAAGTCGAGGAAGGTATAATGAAAGTTGCGGATACTGAAGGAGATAATCATCTGGGAGGTAAGAATTTAGATTTTGCCATTGTAGATAAAGTTATCATCCCACACATTCAGGAAAATTACAACATTGATAATATTCTTTCTAACGAGAATAAAAAAAGTGTCTATAGAGAAACCCTTAAACCATTTGCAGAGTCGTTAAAAAATGAACTTTCGTTCAAAGATAGCCACAGTGTTTATGAAGAAGATGGTTGTGGGTTCGATGATGATGGAGAAGAAATTGAAATTGATATCACATTAAAGCAATCAGAATTAAAAAAAGTATTAAGTCCTATTTTTCAAAAAGCAATTGATGTGAGTCAAAGTTTATTAGAGCGGAACAATTTAAAAGGAAATTTATTAGACTCTCTTATTTTAGTTGGTGGTCCAACATTATCGCCTATTATGAGAGGAATGTTGGAAAAACAAATATGCAAACCAGATACAAGTTCAAATCCTATGACTGTTGTAGCAATAGGAGCGGCTTTGTACGCTTCAACAGTTGATGTTTCAGAAGAAGTAAGAGAACAAACACGGGATACTGCAAAAATTCAATTAGAAATTGCTCACGAATCTTCTACCGTAGAAATGGAAGAATACGTACCAATCAAAATTTTAGCAGATAAAACTGATGGTGAAATTCCGAAAAAAGTATTTGCTGAAATAACAAGAGGAGATAAGGCTTGGTCGAGCGGCAAAGTTGAAATTAACACTACAGGAGATGTTGTAGAAATTCATCTTTTAGAAGGTAAAACAAATGTTTTTGATGTTGTTTTATATGATGATAAAGGAAATAATTTAGAATGTGAACCCAATAGTTTTAATATTATTCAAGGTTCTAAAATTGGTAATGCAACACTACCATATAATGTAGGTATTGAAATCAAGCAAAAAGTAACAGGAAAGATTTTTTTTCAAACAATTAAAGGAACGGAGAAAAATCAATCCTTACCAGCAATTGGAACAAGAAACGGATTAAAAACTCAAAAACAAATTCGCCCAGGGATGGAGACAGATTTTATTAAAATCCCAATTTATCAAGGCGAACATAATTCAGATGGAACAAGAGCAATCTACAATGAACACGTTTACGATATTATTATAAGCGGAAATGATTTACCTGCACTACTTCCTGCAAATAGTGATGTGGATTTAACCATCAATTTAGATAAGTCGCAAAAGATGTCCATTCAAGCCTTTTTTCCATATTTAGACCATACTTCTGAAATTGAAATTCCTACCAATAATGTACAATCCGTAGAAACAAATTGGCTTCAAAATGAAATTAGAAAAGCCAAAGGGAGTATTATAGAATTGAAACAAGATGGAAATCATTCTGATGATTCAAAATTGAATAAAGTTGAAAAAGAAATTGAACAACTAGAAAAATCATTTGAAAACAATAAAAATGATGTTGATGGCAAACAAGGAGTTTTGACCAATTTAAGAAAATCATTAAAAACAATTGATGAATTAAGTGCTAAAACAGAATGGCCAAAATTAGAAGAAGAAATTAAAGAGCAGTTTTATCGGTTGGAAAAAGCTAATACTGATTTAGGTAACGAAAAGACCACTCAAATTGTTACTCAATTTCGTTCACAATTAGAAGAAGTTATAAAGGCTAAAGATGTAAAAATTGGTAATATTCTTTTAGAAGAAATCAATAGCTTCTTTTTTGAATTAACACTAATATATCAACTCATGGCTATGGTAAGAAACTTTAATGAGAATTTTGGAGATTATAATTGGAGTGATTCTAATAGAGCAAGGCAATTGGTAAATAGTGGTATTAATAAGATATCTGAAAATCCAGATGCAGAAGATTTAAGACAATTATTAGTTTCATTGTATGACATGTTACCTAATAATGAAAGACCAAGTGGAGATGATTCAGTTTTAGTCGGATAA
- a CDS encoding uracil-DNA glycosylase family protein, with translation MNELEADYNQLMQEVADFKNELISSDIFETVKDKFRGFQILMSPLQKQPNFMFIGINPGAGHYKSTGKTSHRLAPEKTMEYVYENYALARETKALFGLLGLTDADLSKAVKTNFYFLATENEQNLNKIITLVGDLEFEKKSIDWNNRLIEIIQPKIIICEGKSAFTKVTQHKNLQAEWNADVAYTKWGNTHVIGYKRLFSQIKNKEKLSELVLGVLGK, from the coding sequence ATGAATGAACTTGAAGCAGATTATAACCAACTTATGCAGGAGGTTGCCGATTTTAAAAACGAACTTATATCTTCTGATATATTCGAAACAGTGAAAGACAAATTTAGAGGGTTTCAGATTCTTATGTCACCATTACAAAAGCAACCCAACTTTATGTTTATAGGCATAAATCCAGGAGCTGGTCATTATAAGAGTACGGGTAAGACCTCACATAGACTTGCGCCAGAAAAGACCATGGAATATGTTTATGAAAATTACGCTTTGGCTAGAGAAACTAAGGCACTCTTTGGATTACTCGGACTTACTGATGCGGACTTAAGCAAAGCCGTTAAGACCAATTTTTATTTTTTAGCCACTGAAAATGAACAAAACCTAAATAAAATCATTACTTTAGTTGGTGATCTAGAATTTGAAAAAAAATCTATCGATTGGAATAACCGACTTATTGAAATAATTCAGCCTAAAATAATTATCTGTGAAGGTAAGTCTGCCTTCACCAAAGTAACGCAACATAAAAACCTCCAAGCTGAATGGAATGCTGATGTTGCTTACACCAAATGGGGTAACACACATGTTATTGGTTATAAACGATTATTTAGTCAGATAAAAAATAAAGAGAAGCTCAGTGAGCTTGTTTTGGGTGTTTTGGGAAAATAA
- a CDS encoding 5' nucleotidase, NT5C type, which translates to MEKPIVFIDMDGVLADLGAGAKASPLFQEDQYKNDPDDIPDIFENLPPIKDAIEAVNKLHDTKRFDLFILTTAPWDNPSAWMHKRTWIEKHFGDKFYQKIIITHRKDLLIGDYLIDDRTARGASEFKGKHIHFGWDYVNQKDNEYPNWESVLEFFDCN; encoded by the coding sequence ATGGAAAAACCAATAGTTTTTATCGACATGGATGGTGTATTAGCCGATCTTGGTGCGGGTGCAAAGGCTAGTCCATTATTTCAAGAAGACCAATATAAAAACGATCCAGATGATATTCCCGATATTTTCGAAAATTTACCACCGATAAAGGACGCAATTGAAGCCGTAAACAAGCTGCATGACACGAAACGATTTGACTTATTTATACTAACCACAGCGCCATGGGATAATCCCAGTGCTTGGATGCATAAACGGACTTGGATCGAAAAACACTTCGGTGACAAGTTTTATCAAAAAATAATAATCACACATCGTAAAGATTTACTAATTGGGGATTATCTTATAGATGATCGTACGGCACGGGGTGCTTCAGAATTTAAGGGAAAACACATTCATTTTGGTTGGGACTATGTAAATCAAAAAGACAATGAGTACCCAAACTGGGAGTCTGTTTTAGAGTTTTTTGATTGTAATTGA
- a CDS encoding DUF6804 family protein, giving the protein MLKIALAVLLFLCLLDMPYGFYQFVRFVALIGFGILAYKANEANKNTELIIYGGLALLFQPFFKIALGREMWNIVDVIVGIGLIGSLFINREKSQS; this is encoded by the coding sequence ATGTTAAAGATTGCATTAGCAGTATTACTGTTTCTGTGCTTGTTAGATATGCCTTATGGATTTTATCAATTTGTACGATTTGTAGCATTAATAGGATTTGGAATTTTAGCTTATAAAGCTAATGAGGCGAACAAGAATACTGAATTGATCATTTATGGTGGGCTTGCACTACTTTTTCAACCGTTTTTCAAAATCGCTTTGGGAAGAGAAATGTGGAATATCGTTGACGTTATTGTCGGAATTGGATTAATTGGAAGCCTATTTATAAATAGAGAGAAAAGTCAAAGCTAA